A section of the Oryza sativa Japonica Group chromosome 1, ASM3414082v1 genome encodes:
- the LOC112939272 gene encoding uncharacterized protein, with protein sequence MDHATAASTTTNVAAEVLGLPEAKLNWMILRWVFIDKLISSFGALALAWATIVLLGGFSTLIKQKDFWFVTIISFMEAARLFSSAVDPRDQFILNAPEVVAAETERFEAMENGSWQRHISINRQVSSSSVTAQGLRAKVASYYAKRCSCGFFLAKLLLMGFALVLYSAAVASVVLAALRLSKQDYVDPADQGSSDHKSIKGSLNLFYGLVLVQGASDLLAQAMFTVADIQLVLKITEAYQLGPLGKQMVSHYMLVTYLRCSGGNVREAMNMDLVSFAMELVRSNSIADRLVGVGVLDSILRVPKYRALALMRLRASADTVGGVVSMLGLTNNTRKEVNTRGHAAGVILELSRDLLLESFPAMLPIVSSLIVAADNSGNDVTVSMEFTWFGVKILNKIMDNPDNCNKVADADGQVIASIVNLTAVTGDDRSLSIVSSSAVRDEEIILEAVQVLHKLVSAAGDSGRVLRCKVSDNVYVLRNISKILQHPRSQVKLLVEAIGVLACLALDETGREEIASSPQIIRKLVSFLVPRSQMISEISADRRQLAKPNAEALVMLAMDNQSIVWKIQEELKPQDMQKLVEMLSADSTGFKTNVAKLSGILHANSRAEHAHLQKTIINTALPTLLKAIKSEVEKLEDPVLYAGEHANNFQEWRTKQGALLESFVGLSVQICTSIHASDFNEALRSANVTVYMVMQKLRKILDLYKSPAIEFPGIRRVAVELIIWMKQCSSHCNEVFFQCEMDKALKEVAGTEERLEMFKIFYYGVGIVKHSEPISSLVNLALGL encoded by the exons ATGGATCATGCAACTGCTGCTAGCACCACTACCAATGTAGCTGCAGAAGTACTTGGGCTGCCAGAGGCGAAGCTGAACTGGATGATACTGCGCTGGGTGTTCATCGACAAGTTGATCAGCAGCTTCGGGGCGTTGGCACTCGCTTGGGCCACCATCGTCCTGCTCGGTGGATTCTCCACCCTCATAAAACAGAAGGATTTCTGGTTCGTCACCATCATCTCCTTCATGGAAGCTGCCAG GCTTTTCAGCAGTGCCGTGGATCCAAGGGATCAGTTCATCCTCAATGCTCCTGAAGTGGTGGCGGCAGAGACCGAAAGATTTGAGGCTATGGAGAATGGAAGCTGGCAAAGACACATAAGCATCAACCGGCaggtgtcgtcgtcgtctgtGACAGCACAAGGCTTGAGAGCCAAGGTCGCGTCATACTACGCCAAGCGCTGCAGCTGCGGCTTCTTCCTCGCCAAGCTCCTGCTGATGGGCTTCGCGCTCGTGCTgtactccgccgccgtcgcctccgtcgtcctcgccgcgctGCGCCTGAGCAAGCAAGACTATGTTGATCCGGCGGACCAGGGCAGCAGCGACCACAAGAGCATCAAGGGTTCACTCAACCTCTTCTACGGCCTGGTGCTCGTACAGGGCGCCTCCGACTTGCTAGCCCAAGCCATGTTCACCGTCGCCGACATTCAGCTGGTGCTCAAGATCACGGAGGCGTACCAGCTCGGCCCCTTGGGGAAGCAGATGGTGAGCCATTACATGCTTGTCACCTACCTGAGATGCTCCGGTGGTAACGTCCGCGAAGCCATGAACATGGACCTGGTTAGCTTCGCCATGGAGCTGGTGCGATCCAACTCCATCGCGGATCGCCTCGTCGGGGTCGGTGTTCTTGACAGCATCCTTAGAGTGCCCAAGTACAGAGCGCTGGCGCTCATGAGGCTCCGAGCTTCTGCCGACACGGTCGGCGGCGTGGTCAGCATGCTAGGACTGACGAACAACACCCGGAAGGAAGTGAATACCAGAGGGCATGCTGCAGGCGTCATCTTGGAGCTCTCTCGGGACCTTCTCCTTGAGAGCTTCCCAGCAATGCTGCCGATCGTGTCATCGTTGATCGTTGCTGCTGACAACTCTGGCAACGATGTGACTGTGAGCATGGAGTTCACCTGGTTCGGTGTGAAAATCCTCAACAAGATCATGGACAATCCGGACAACTGCAACAAGGTCGCGGATGCTGATGGCCAGGTGATTGCAAGCATTGTGAACCTCACAGCTGTTACTGGTGATGATCGCAGCTTGAGCATAGTCTCATCATCTGCAGTCAGAGACGAAGAGATCATTTTGGAGGCAGTTCAGGTGTTGCACAAGCTAGTTAGCGCTGCTGGTGATTCTGGGAGAGTGCTTAGGTGCAAAGTCTCTGACAATGTCTATGTACTCAGGAACATTAGCAAGATACTACAACACCCTAGAAGCCAAGTAAAGCTACTTGTTGAAGCCATTGGAGTTCTTGCTTGTTTAGCATTGGATGAGACCGGGAGGGAAGAGATTGCATCCTCTCCACAAATTATTAGGAAGCTTGTCTCTTTCCTTGTTCCAAGGTCACAGAtgatttctgaaatttcagcTGATAGAAGACAGCTAGCAAAACCTAATGCTGAAgcactagttatgcttgcaatggaTAATCAAAGCATTGTCTGGAAGATCCAAGAAGAACTGAAGCCTCAAGACATGCAGAAACTTGTCGAGATGCTCTCTGCTGACTCTACTGGGTTCAAAACGAACGTTGCAAAACTTTCGGGCATTTTACACGCCAACTCCAGAGCAGAGCATGCTCATCTTCAGAAGACAATAATCAACACTGCACTACCAACG CTGCTGAAAGCAATAAAGTCAGAAGTGGAGAAGCTAGAGGATCCTGTACTGTATGCTGGAGAACATGCTAAT AATTTCCAAGAATGGAGGACCAAGCAGGGTGCACTACTAGAGAGCTTTGTTGGGCTCAGTGTTCAGATCTGCACATCCATTCACGCAAGCGATTTCAATGAAGCTCTCCGGAGTGCCAATGTTACAGTGTACATGGTCATGCAGAAGCTTAGAAAGATCCTAGATTTATACAAGTCACCAGCCATCGAGTTCCCAGGGATAAGGCGAGTCGCAGTAGAACTAATCATTTGGATGAAGCAATGCAGTAGCCACTGCAATGAAGTTTTCTTTCAGTGTGAAATGGATAAGGCGCTGAAAGAAGTAGCTGGAACAGAAGAAAGGCTTGAAATGTTTAAGATATTCTACTATGGTGTTGGAATTGTTAAGCACAGCGAGCCCATTTCTTCCCTTGTCAACTTAGCTCTCGGTCTCTAA